One window of Ascaphus truei isolate aAscTru1 unplaced genomic scaffold, aAscTru1.hap1 HAP1_SCAFFOLD_1258, whole genome shotgun sequence genomic DNA carries:
- the LOC142475505 gene encoding ATP-binding cassette sub-family C member 10-like, protein GGWTPRSGTEEKTFSLGQRQLLCLARALLTQAKILCIDEATASVDHQTDQLLQRTIRERFRERTVLTIAHRLNTILDSDRVLVMHAGKVVELDSPTILSNRKDSHFYRLIHSGQL, encoded by the exons GGGGGCTGGACGCCGAGGTCGGGGACAGAGGAAAAAACATTCTCGCTGGGACAGAGACAGCTCCTGTGCCTGGCCAGAGCCCTGCTAACCCAGGCCAAG ATTCTCTGCATTGATGAGGCCACAGCGAGTGTGGATCACCAGACCGACCAACTGCTGCAGCGAACCATCCGGGAGCGATTCAGAGAGCGCACGGTGCTCACCATCGCACACAG GCTGAACACCATCCTGGACTCGGACCGGGTGCTGGTGATGCATGCTGGGAAGGTGGTGGAGCTGGACTCTCCCACAATTCTTAGCAACAGGAAAGACTCCCACTTCTACCGGCTCATACACAGCGGGCAACTCTGA